The Algoriphagus halophilus genome window below encodes:
- a CDS encoding DsrE family protein: MKKFIPSLLILFFVSTLHSFAQGDIPPHIKEKITYPVLDFHPWVGVMPVQDPLMTYNPALDYKVAIDLYGTIKDSTSIHSAILEVARTYNLNIANGVPPEKIEIAAVIHGGLVQAILNEENYESKYSQPNPNLAAIKALEEVGVKFYVCGQSMGFYNLDASNITSMVNMAVSAKTTFITLGQMGYSYLNVSED; encoded by the coding sequence ATGAAAAAGTTTATCCCCTCATTATTGATCCTGTTTTTTGTCTCAACTCTGCACAGTTTTGCCCAAGGAGATATCCCTCCCCACATCAAGGAAAAAATTACTTACCCAGTATTGGATTTTCATCCATGGGTAGGTGTGATGCCTGTTCAAGATCCACTAATGACCTATAATCCAGCATTGGACTATAAAGTAGCCATTGATTTGTATGGTACGATCAAGGATTCAACATCCATTCATTCTGCTATTTTGGAAGTTGCTAGAACATACAATTTAAATATTGCCAATGGGGTACCTCCTGAAAAAATAGAAATTGCTGCGGTGATTCATGGAGGTTTGGTACAGGCAATCCTGAATGAGGAAAACTACGAGAGTAAATATAGTCAACCGAATCCCAATTTAGCAGCCATCAAAGCTTTGGAAGAGGTGGGAGTGAAGTTCTATGTATGTGGGCAAAGCATGGGTTTTTATAACCTAGATGCTTCTAATATTACTTCTATGGTAAATATGGCAGTCTCTGCAAAAACTACTTTTATTACTTTGGGCCAGATGGGTTATTCCTATCTGAATGTTAGTGAGGATTAA
- a CDS encoding CPXCG motif-containing cysteine-rich protein, whose product MLEHYFQCPYCLAEISILIDPSVSKQQYIEDCEVCCNPIELKIEIEEGEILLFDANSIEQ is encoded by the coding sequence ATGCTTGAACATTACTTTCAATGTCCCTATTGTCTCGCTGAGATATCAATTCTGATAGATCCCTCTGTTTCCAAACAACAATACATAGAAGATTGCGAGGTCTGTTGCAATCCTATTGAATTAAAAATAGAAATCGAGGAAGGAGAGATCCTTTTATTTGATGCAAATTCAATAGAACAATAA
- a CDS encoding calcium/sodium antiporter codes for MILSLFLLIIGLILLVKGADWLVDGASVLAKKYNVSDLAIGLTIVAFGTSAPELVVNSVAASGGYPDIVFGNVIGSNNFNLFIILGIAGLITPLSVQSSTVWKEIPFSLLAAVVLLVFANDYFSSPNPFLSSLDGLILLGFFAGFLFYVFTQLKSEETIESVAQKDYSNFKIWGLIFIGLAGLVVGGKLVVDNAVSMAQSLGVSEKIIGLTIVAAGTSLPELATSVVASMKKNNDIAIGNIIGSNIFNLFLILGVSSIIRPLEFKQSFNLDIYILIGGTIFLFLAMFTGKRKSLDRWEAAILLLVYLAYTTFLVLKEISKSNDSIF; via the coding sequence ATGATCCTTTCACTATTTTTATTGATCATTGGACTAATACTCCTAGTAAAAGGAGCTGATTGGTTGGTGGATGGGGCTTCTGTTTTGGCAAAGAAATACAACGTTTCTGACTTGGCAATAGGCCTGACCATCGTTGCATTTGGAACCTCAGCGCCGGAACTAGTCGTAAATTCTGTGGCTGCTTCGGGAGGTTATCCAGACATTGTTTTTGGTAATGTTATCGGTTCAAACAACTTCAATTTGTTTATCATCCTAGGAATTGCAGGATTAATCACGCCACTTTCGGTTCAGTCAAGTACCGTCTGGAAGGAAATCCCCTTCTCATTATTAGCAGCCGTTGTTCTTTTAGTATTTGCCAATGATTATTTTTCGAGCCCCAACCCATTCTTATCAAGTTTGGATGGACTCATTTTATTGGGATTCTTTGCCGGATTTCTTTTTTATGTGTTCACTCAATTAAAATCTGAAGAAACTATTGAGTCGGTTGCACAAAAGGATTACTCCAACTTCAAGATCTGGGGGCTGATCTTCATAGGGCTTGCAGGACTTGTAGTTGGAGGCAAACTCGTAGTGGACAATGCGGTTTCCATGGCCCAGTCTTTAGGAGTAAGCGAAAAAATCATCGGGTTAACCATTGTAGCGGCAGGGACTTCACTTCCAGAACTAGCTACTTCAGTGGTAGCCTCCATGAAAAAGAATAATGACATCGCCATCGGAAACATTATCGGCTCCAATATTTTCAATCTTTTTTTGATCCTGGGGGTCAGTTCGATTATTCGTCCACTAGAGTTCAAACAAAGTTTCAATCTTGACATTTATATCCTTATAGGAGGTACCATTTTCCTATTTCTAGCGATGTTTACTGGGAAAAGAAAAAGTCTTGACAGATGGGAAGCGGCCATCTTACTTCTAGTCTACTTGGCTTATACTACATTCCTAGTTTTGAAGGAAATTTCCAAGTCCAATGATTCCATATTCTAA
- a CDS encoding outer membrane beta-barrel family protein, with amino-acid sequence MITFPKISLGKFGALILFAILLSSIGFSQQNTAKLTGNIQEKSTGNPLGFASIAIYSPKDSLVAGGISEENGKFSIELPNGKFYALVEFMGFESYQSEMLTFSRENNKIDLGTIELESTAGDLDEVVVQGEKTLMELSLDKRVFNVGKDLANAGGTANDILMNLPSVSVDPEGNVRLRGSSNVRILIDGKPSGLVSFKGGAGLRQLQANMVERVEVITNPSARYEAEGMAGVINIVLKKDNNQGFNGSFEVIVGTPLNLGFSTNLNYRKNRINWFINYSLARRHQPNVNELYQEVYNEDGTTSILSQNNAGILKGFNNNIRGGLDYYFNEKSILTASYLWRRSDARRITDIRYEDYLNNFDTYLGYSLRQQDETEAEPNSEVIVSYKKSFEQKGHELTTAFTYLNYWERSDQKFTESAYTPDDQLIPGSDLLQTSLNDEYENQYLLQLDYVKPFAKEGKFETGLRTSFREMENDFVVSEENESGELIPLPGLDNIFLYNENILAAYGILGNKTGKWSYQGGLRVEHTDVETILVETNERNPRKYTNLFPSAHLTYNITSENAFQLSYSRRVRRPVYNDLSPYVTFSDQRNFFSGNPDLNPEFTDAFELGHIKYFEKGTLFSTVYFRNTTDKIERIRTVNDDGFSVTAPYNLTGEKSFGVEFSSDYRVNEWWKLDLNLNFFHADIDGSNIEADFQAKTYSWLLRQTSRFTLSNGLDIQVRANYDARQKTAQGIRKGIFFMDLSASKSIFGERGNLILTANDIFNSRRNRYIIEGENFFTEGNSQFIRRQINLTMSYRLRQ; translated from the coding sequence ATGATTACATTCCCAAAAATCAGTTTGGGGAAATTCGGAGCTCTAATTCTATTTGCAATACTTTTAAGCTCAATCGGGTTTTCTCAACAAAACACAGCCAAACTCACAGGGAACATCCAAGAAAAATCTACCGGAAACCCATTAGGATTTGCTTCAATTGCTATTTATTCCCCAAAAGACAGTTTAGTGGCTGGAGGGATTTCTGAGGAAAATGGGAAGTTTTCCATTGAATTACCGAATGGAAAGTTCTATGCTTTGGTGGAATTCATGGGATTTGAATCTTATCAAAGTGAGATGCTCACCTTCTCTAGAGAAAACAACAAGATCGATCTGGGAACCATTGAACTAGAAAGTACTGCTGGTGACCTGGATGAAGTAGTGGTTCAAGGCGAGAAAACATTGATGGAATTATCGCTCGACAAAAGGGTTTTCAACGTAGGAAAGGACCTTGCCAATGCGGGTGGTACTGCAAATGACATTTTGATGAACCTACCATCTGTGTCAGTGGACCCCGAAGGGAATGTTAGGCTTCGAGGTTCTTCAAATGTAAGAATTCTAATTGATGGGAAACCTTCTGGATTGGTAAGTTTTAAAGGAGGAGCCGGACTTAGGCAGCTTCAAGCCAACATGGTCGAACGAGTAGAAGTAATCACCAACCCATCAGCTCGATATGAGGCAGAAGGAATGGCAGGCGTCATCAATATCGTCCTTAAAAAAGATAATAATCAAGGGTTCAACGGATCTTTTGAAGTGATTGTCGGCACTCCTCTGAATTTGGGTTTTTCCACAAATCTAAACTACCGAAAAAATAGAATCAACTGGTTTATCAATTATAGCCTCGCTCGTAGACATCAGCCAAACGTAAACGAATTATATCAAGAAGTCTATAACGAAGATGGTACAACTTCCATTTTAAGTCAGAATAATGCAGGAATTCTCAAAGGATTCAATAATAATATCAGAGGAGGACTTGATTATTATTTTAATGAAAAAAGTATTCTGACAGCATCTTATTTATGGAGAAGAAGTGATGCAAGACGCATCACCGATATCCGATATGAAGATTATCTAAATAATTTTGATACTTATTTAGGCTATTCGCTGAGACAACAAGATGAAACTGAGGCAGAGCCAAATTCAGAAGTGATTGTCAGTTACAAAAAAAGTTTTGAGCAGAAGGGTCATGAGCTCACCACTGCATTTACTTATTTGAACTATTGGGAGCGATCTGACCAAAAATTCACAGAGTCGGCTTATACACCTGATGATCAACTGATCCCTGGTTCCGATCTACTTCAGACATCATTGAACGATGAATATGAAAATCAGTATTTACTTCAATTGGATTATGTCAAGCCTTTTGCAAAAGAGGGGAAATTTGAAACCGGTTTGCGTACCAGCTTCCGTGAAATGGAAAATGACTTCGTAGTCTCAGAAGAAAATGAAAGTGGAGAGTTGATCCCACTCCCCGGCTTAGACAATATTTTCCTTTACAATGAAAACATCCTGGCTGCATACGGGATTTTGGGAAATAAAACTGGTAAATGGAGCTATCAAGGAGGCCTGAGAGTAGAACATACGGATGTGGAAACCATTCTGGTAGAAACAAATGAACGGAATCCAAGGAAATACACTAACCTTTTCCCAAGTGCCCACTTGACCTATAATATTACATCAGAAAATGCTTTTCAATTAAGTTATAGCCGAAGAGTTCGAAGACCTGTTTACAATGATCTCAGTCCTTATGTGACCTTCTCAGATCAACGAAATTTCTTTAGCGGCAACCCGGATTTGAATCCTGAATTCACGGATGCATTTGAATTAGGACATATCAAATATTTTGAAAAAGGGACACTTTTCTCTACCGTTTATTTCAGAAACACAACTGACAAAATTGAACGCATCCGAACCGTAAATGATGATGGATTTTCTGTTACGGCACCTTACAATTTAACTGGTGAAAAATCCTTCGGAGTAGAATTCAGTTCAGATTATAGAGTAAACGAATGGTGGAAGCTAGATCTAAATTTAAACTTCTTTCATGCAGATATTGACGGAAGTAATATTGAAGCTGATTTTCAGGCTAAAACCTATAGTTGGCTTTTAAGGCAAACATCTCGATTTACTTTAAGCAATGGACTCGATATTCAAGTTCGCGCAAACTACGATGCTAGGCAGAAAACTGCTCAGGGAATCAGAAAAGGGATTTTCTTTATGGATCTTTCCGCTTCAAAAAGCATCTTTGGGGAACGTGGAAACCTGATACTCACTGCCAATGATATATTCAATTCCCGTAGAAATCGATATATAATCGAAGGTGAAAACTTCTTTACAGAAGGAAACTCACAGTTTATCCGAAGACAGATAAATCTGACGATGAGCTACCGTTTAAGACAATAA
- a CDS encoding carboxypeptidase-like regulatory domain-containing protein, protein MNQLTNHHKTSGLKRLLNFPSIPEKTRIVLFSALFPVLTLVSMTFAHDAQTTKHKNQVVNGKVICASRDMIGSVVSVKGTSTETSTDTFGNFTLDLSNVNQHEVTLEFNKEGFEEKEITVNLKTLPKILEIVTLERAY, encoded by the coding sequence ATGAACCAACTAACAAATCACCACAAAACCAGTGGATTGAAACGATTGCTGAATTTTCCTTCAATTCCTGAAAAAACTAGAATAGTACTCTTTTCAGCATTATTTCCTGTGCTTACCTTGGTTTCAATGACCTTTGCCCATGACGCCCAAACTACCAAGCATAAAAACCAGGTAGTCAATGGCAAAGTGATCTGCGCTTCAAGGGATATGATCGGTTCCGTGGTATCCGTGAAAGGAACCTCCACTGAAACAAGTACAGACACCTTTGGGAATTTCACGTTAGACCTAAGTAATGTTAATCAACATGAAGTGACGTTGGAATTCAATAAAGAGGGGTTTGAAGAAAAAGAGATTACAGTAAACCTAAAAACGCTTCCTAAAATCCTAGAAATAGTAACCTTGGAAAGAGCATATTAA
- a CDS encoding mercuric reductase has product MKDAKKQTFDAIIIGSGQAGNPLAFALAEQNLNVALVEKGKFGGTCVNTGCTPTKAYVASARRAWEIKNASDLGIPNPKLDKIDLQKVKERKDKIVAVSHNGLVQGIRKEKWINTFQAKGYFLDPTTIQAGSAILTAPKIFINVGTRPRIPDGFEDVNYLTNESLLELEELPDHLVIIGGSYIGLEFAQIFRRLGSKVTIIEMSDRLISKEDPDISDRMRKILESEGINVLCNSHCLEGKNNPNGGLTVLMNCGGEKKQALGSHLLLATGRKSNIDLINPLAAGLEVDEKGFMQVNDLLETSVKGIYALGDCNGKGVFTHTSYHDFEVLKNQLFGNKARKVSDRILNYALYTDPPLGRAGMNISQAKKSNKKILYAEMEMSQINRAREKDETKGKMEVIVDASTEQILGATVLGIGGDEIIGVFLTAMYSKMSYKTLMNSVQTHPTVTELIPTLLQQVKPLKSES; this is encoded by the coding sequence ATGAAAGACGCCAAAAAACAGACTTTTGATGCCATTATCATCGGTTCAGGCCAGGCCGGAAATCCTCTTGCATTTGCCTTAGCAGAGCAAAATTTGAATGTTGCTCTGGTAGAAAAAGGAAAATTCGGAGGGACTTGTGTCAATACTGGCTGTACCCCAACGAAAGCTTATGTGGCAAGCGCTCGGCGCGCCTGGGAAATAAAAAACGCTTCCGATTTGGGAATTCCTAACCCCAAATTGGATAAAATAGATCTACAAAAAGTAAAAGAAAGAAAAGACAAAATCGTCGCAGTTTCTCATAACGGTTTAGTACAAGGAATTCGCAAAGAAAAGTGGATCAATACCTTTCAAGCAAAAGGATATTTCTTGGACCCAACCACCATACAGGCTGGATCTGCAATCCTTACTGCCCCAAAAATCTTTATTAATGTAGGAACTAGACCAAGAATCCCTGATGGTTTCGAAGATGTAAACTACCTCACCAACGAAAGTCTTCTTGAATTAGAGGAATTACCCGATCATTTAGTGATTATAGGCGGAAGCTATATAGGATTGGAATTTGCGCAGATCTTCCGAAGGCTAGGAAGCAAAGTCACGATTATTGAAATGAGCGATCGATTGATCTCGAAGGAAGATCCTGATATCTCGGATAGAATGCGCAAAATATTGGAATCAGAAGGAATTAATGTTTTGTGCAATTCCCATTGCCTCGAAGGTAAAAACAATCCAAATGGAGGATTAACAGTTTTGATGAATTGTGGAGGCGAAAAGAAACAAGCATTAGGTTCTCACTTGCTTTTGGCAACGGGTAGAAAATCTAATATTGACTTGATCAATCCCCTAGCCGCGGGACTTGAGGTAGACGAGAAAGGCTTCATGCAAGTCAATGACCTCTTGGAAACGAGTGTAAAAGGAATCTATGCTTTGGGGGATTGCAATGGAAAAGGAGTATTTACCCATACTTCCTACCATGATTTTGAAGTGCTCAAAAATCAATTATTCGGTAACAAAGCAAGAAAAGTGAGTGATCGAATTCTCAATTACGCTTTGTATACGGATCCACCTTTAGGAAGAGCCGGAATGAACATTTCTCAAGCAAAAAAATCAAATAAGAAAATCCTGTATGCCGAAATGGAAATGTCGCAAATCAATCGCGCTCGAGAAAAAGATGAAACAAAAGGAAAGATGGAAGTAATAGTAGATGCATCGACAGAACAAATTCTGGGTGCCACAGTTTTGGGAATAGGAGGAGATGAAATCATAGGGGTATTCCTGACTGCCATGTATAGTAAAATGAGTTATAAAACATTGATGAATTCAGTCCAAACTCACCCAACTGTCACAGAGTTGATTCCTACTTTACTGCAACAAGTGAAACCCTTAAAATCCGAATCATGA
- a CDS encoding DUF5916 domain-containing protein has protein sequence MWKSSLLVLILFGTTHFLQAQKINSSYQLHIQKASSEIIIDGVLDEQAWKDAEVATDFFMITPMDTSFARVKTDVRMTYDEETLYLIVVNHHAVEGPYMVESLRRDFSFGKNDNFLLFMDPFDDQTNGFSFGANAAGAQWDGIMYNGGSVDLSWDNKWRSKVTNYEDKWIFEAAIPFKSIRYKKGITEWGINFSRLDLKTTEKSGWAPVPRQFPSASLAYTGSLIWDEAPPQTGANISVIPYALGGFRTDVAGSGETEYRREVGLDAKIGLTSSLNLDLTVNPDFSQVEVDRQVTNLDRFELFFPERRQFFLENGDLFASFGYETIRPFFSRRIGLNAPIQFGARLSGKINKNWRVGAMNMQTGEVKEDALPAQNFTVVSVQRQVGARSNITGMFINKQSLNYNPDPDSENPIYSQFNRNAGIEYNLASSNNLWTGKAMFMKSFGPETIDNGFVHAANLKYSSGNLTWNWEHQYVSKNYTAEVGYVPRNGFYKINPEVSYLFFPKSDKILNHGPKAGIRYFFNIDGEKTDNTTFLAYNVKWRSQSTFQAWVATDFVKLQRPFDPTNYSGDTLARGTEHQWYAVGAEFTSKPQSVFTYAFTSRFGGYYADGKRYNVTADIGYRFQPYVSIAMSANYNDIHLPEPWNRTNFWLVGPRVDVTMTNTLFFTAFVQYNEQIENINLNTRFQWRFKPASDLFLVYTDNYLPAPFYTKNRSLVLKFTYWWNI, from the coding sequence ATGTGGAAATCCTCGTTGTTGGTACTGATCCTTTTCGGTACCACTCATTTTCTTCAAGCCCAAAAAATAAATTCATCCTACCAACTGCATATCCAAAAAGCGAGTTCTGAAATAATCATAGATGGGGTTTTGGATGAACAGGCCTGGAAAGATGCGGAAGTCGCTACAGACTTCTTTATGATCACTCCTATGGACACCAGTTTTGCCAGAGTGAAAACAGATGTACGGATGACTTACGATGAGGAAACACTTTATCTTATCGTAGTCAATCACCATGCGGTAGAAGGTCCATATATGGTAGAATCCCTTCGAAGAGATTTCTCATTTGGAAAAAATGATAACTTCTTGTTGTTCATGGATCCATTCGACGACCAAACCAATGGCTTTTCTTTTGGTGCCAATGCGGCCGGAGCTCAATGGGATGGAATCATGTACAATGGTGGAAGTGTGGACTTAAGCTGGGATAATAAATGGAGATCCAAAGTGACCAATTATGAGGATAAATGGATTTTTGAAGCTGCAATCCCATTCAAATCCATCCGCTACAAAAAGGGCATTACAGAATGGGGCATTAACTTTTCTAGGCTAGACCTAAAAACCACAGAAAAATCAGGATGGGCTCCTGTACCAAGACAATTTCCTTCTGCTTCTTTAGCTTATACTGGGTCTTTAATTTGGGATGAAGCTCCTCCACAAACGGGGGCTAATATTTCTGTTATTCCCTATGCTCTGGGAGGATTTAGAACTGACGTGGCTGGAAGTGGAGAAACTGAATACAGAAGAGAAGTAGGATTAGATGCAAAAATTGGATTAACCTCTTCACTCAACTTGGATTTAACGGTCAATCCTGATTTCTCTCAAGTAGAGGTGGATAGGCAAGTCACTAACTTGGATCGCTTTGAGCTATTTTTCCCAGAAAGAAGACAATTTTTCTTAGAAAATGGAGACCTCTTTGCAAGTTTTGGGTATGAAACTATTCGCCCTTTCTTTTCAAGAAGAATTGGCTTGAATGCCCCCATTCAATTTGGAGCAAGACTTAGTGGGAAAATCAACAAAAACTGGAGAGTGGGTGCCATGAATATGCAAACTGGCGAAGTGAAAGAAGATGCCTTACCGGCCCAAAACTTTACGGTCGTTTCAGTACAACGACAGGTAGGAGCCAGATCAAATATTACGGGGATGTTTATTAACAAACAATCCTTGAATTACAATCCTGACCCTGACAGCGAAAACCCTATCTACTCTCAATTCAACAGGAATGCGGGGATTGAATACAACTTGGCATCCTCCAATAATTTATGGACTGGAAAGGCCATGTTTATGAAAAGTTTTGGTCCCGAAACTATTGACAATGGTTTTGTACATGCAGCCAACCTCAAATATTCCTCAGGTAATTTGACTTGGAACTGGGAGCATCAATATGTCTCCAAAAACTATACAGCTGAAGTAGGATATGTGCCAAGAAACGGATTTTATAAAATCAATCCCGAAGTCAGCTATTTGTTCTTCCCAAAAAGTGATAAAATCCTAAACCATGGGCCAAAGGCTGGAATCAGATATTTCTTTAATATAGATGGAGAAAAGACGGATAACACCACTTTCTTGGCCTACAATGTAAAATGGAGAAGCCAAAGTACTTTCCAGGCATGGGTAGCCACAGATTTTGTCAAATTGCAACGCCCTTTTGACCCTACAAATTATAGTGGAGATACCCTGGCTAGGGGTACAGAACACCAATGGTATGCTGTCGGTGCTGAATTTACTTCCAAACCTCAAAGTGTGTTCACGTATGCATTTACCTCTAGATTTGGAGGATATTATGCAGATGGAAAACGTTATAATGTTACAGCAGATATTGGGTACAGATTTCAGCCTTATGTCAGCATCGCAATGAGTGCCAATTACAATGATATTCATCTTCCAGAACCATGGAATCGCACCAATTTTTGGTTGGTCGGACCTAGAGTTGATGTCACAATGACCAACACCTTGTTTTTTACTGCTTTTGTTCAGTACAATGAGCAAATCGAAAATATTAACCTGAATACGCGCTTTCAATGGAGATTTAAACCTGCTTCAGATTTATTCCTAGTGTATACTGACAATTATCTACCGGCTCCATTTTATACAAAAAACAGATCCTTGGTGCTGAAATTTACCTATTGGTGGAATATTTAA
- a CDS encoding carboxypeptidase-like regulatory domain-containing protein — protein sequence MRRLSLSKLFICLGIFVCFSILNEVQAQKFPKPPTKPIVKGQIINKESRPIPGATIIVEGTTTGTVSDINGFFQLDLTQFTEKQVTLVFGFVGTARKEMEVILKDLPKSYGQIKLKDAAF from the coding sequence ATGAGACGATTATCCCTAAGTAAGCTTTTCATTTGCCTGGGCATTTTTGTATGCTTTTCTATATTGAATGAAGTACAAGCACAGAAATTCCCAAAACCACCTACAAAGCCAATTGTAAAAGGTCAGATAATAAATAAAGAAAGCCGCCCAATACCAGGAGCCACTATCATTGTAGAAGGAACCACCACAGGAACCGTTTCGGATATCAATGGGTTTTTCCAATTGGACTTGACTCAATTCACAGAAAAGCAAGTAACATTGGTTTTTGGTTTTGTGGGTACAGCTCGAAAAGAAATGGAAGTAATTTTAAAAGATTTGCCGAAAAGCTATGGTCAAATCAAATTAAAAGATGCTGCATTTTAG
- a CDS encoding S9 family peptidase has protein sequence MRFPIQLLFLSFLCTIIYNSASAQTSDLLSLERIYASNEFRQESLQPIQWIEGGAAYVTVENGNALTRWDSKTLEKSVYVPGIIVNGEHINIESFSLSEDGSKVLIFTNSSRVWRSNTKGDYYVYDLNEKLLKKLGTQFEPSSLMFAKFSADNSQVAYVQKFNLYLEDFETGKVTQLTTDGTDKIINGTFDWAYEEEFGKRDGFAWSPDAKYISFWQIDASNIGTFYMINNTDSVYSRPIPLQYPKVGEEPAGAKIGLINMDSKKTQWIPIPGGEKENYLPGMQWINEDLLLIQQMNRMQNQLTIWTYRPSNADLKKVYVETEETWVDLAYPDLSRYGWSDNSLPLVDDGKAFLRMTENDAWRNIYKVNIESGEKTLITPGEFDVASFGGVTDKEVYFIASPDNPTQRYLYAIDLAGKGKLRKITPASYSGVNTYNIAPNGQVAVHNHQSTEDPLTVRLVSLPKHETIKTLVENNAYKQKLASLALPEIKFTTVTTSEGVTLDARVIYPIDFDETKKYPVLFHVYGEPWGAVAIDTQVGLFNIMLAQKGYVIIDMDNRGTPTLKGSAWRKIIYRNIGKVNAQDQGLAAQEILKLPYLDENRVAVWGWSGGGSMTLNLLFKFPEVYQTGMSVASVSNQLIYDNIYQERYMGLPKENLEDFIEGSPITYAKNLEGNLLLVHGTGDDNVHYQSAEMLINELIKHNKQFQVMPYPNRSHGIYEGAGTSLHLYTLLTNYLMEHTPVN, from the coding sequence ATGCGATTTCCAATACAACTTCTTTTCTTAAGTTTTCTATGTACGATAATTTACAATTCGGCCTCAGCCCAGACCTCTGATTTACTTAGTCTGGAAAGAATCTACGCCTCAAACGAATTTCGTCAAGAGAGTCTTCAGCCTATTCAATGGATTGAAGGTGGAGCGGCTTACGTCACCGTGGAAAATGGCAATGCTTTGACTCGTTGGGACAGCAAAACACTGGAAAAATCAGTTTATGTGCCGGGAATTATTGTCAATGGAGAACACATTAATATAGAATCCTTTAGTCTTTCCGAAGATGGTAGTAAGGTTTTGATATTTACTAATTCAAGTAGAGTTTGGAGATCCAATACCAAAGGAGACTATTATGTATATGATCTGAACGAAAAACTATTGAAGAAACTAGGAACTCAATTTGAGCCTTCCTCGCTGATGTTTGCAAAGTTTTCGGCAGATAACTCACAAGTGGCCTATGTGCAGAAGTTCAATTTATATCTCGAGGATTTTGAAACCGGAAAAGTCACTCAATTAACCACGGATGGGACTGACAAAATTATTAACGGTACCTTTGATTGGGCCTATGAAGAAGAGTTTGGCAAGCGTGATGGATTTGCATGGAGTCCTGATGCCAAATACATTTCATTTTGGCAGATCGATGCCTCGAATATTGGCACTTTTTACATGATCAACAATACTGATTCTGTCTATTCCAGACCTATTCCATTGCAGTATCCAAAAGTGGGAGAAGAGCCTGCTGGTGCCAAAATCGGATTGATTAATATGGATTCAAAAAAGACCCAATGGATTCCAATTCCTGGTGGTGAAAAAGAAAATTACCTCCCTGGCATGCAATGGATCAATGAAGATTTATTGTTGATCCAACAGATGAATAGAATGCAAAACCAATTGACCATCTGGACTTATCGGCCTTCGAATGCTGATTTGAAAAAGGTTTATGTGGAAACTGAAGAGACCTGGGTTGACTTGGCTTACCCCGATTTGTCTCGATATGGCTGGAGTGATAATAGTTTGCCTTTGGTAGACGATGGCAAGGCATTTTTGCGCATGACTGAAAATGATGCTTGGAGGAATATTTATAAGGTGAATATAGAGTCCGGAGAAAAAACTTTGATTACTCCAGGTGAATTTGATGTGGCTTCTTTTGGGGGTGTTACTGACAAAGAAGTCTATTTCATCGCTTCTCCAGATAATCCTACCCAGCGTTATTTATATGCGATTGACCTGGCAGGAAAAGGAAAGCTTCGAAAAATCACACCTGCTTCGTACTCCGGAGTCAATACCTATAATATTGCTCCAAATGGTCAAGTGGCAGTTCATAACCATCAGAGCACAGAAGATCCACTCACCGTGAGACTAGTAAGTCTTCCAAAACATGAAACCATCAAAACGTTGGTAGAAAACAATGCCTATAAACAAAAACTCGCTTCACTAGCACTACCGGAAATAAAATTCACAACGGTTACCACCTCGGAAGGAGTAACCCTTGATGCACGAGTGATTTACCCAATCGACTTTGATGAGACAAAGAAATACCCGGTTCTTTTCCATGTCTATGGAGAACCTTGGGGAGCTGTGGCCATTGACACGCAAGTAGGGCTTTTCAATATCATGCTTGCTCAAAAAGGATATGTCATTATCGACATGGATAACCGGGGAACTCCAACCCTTAAAGGAAGCGCTTGGAGAAAAATCATCTATAGAAACATAGGCAAAGTTAACGCCCAGGATCAGGGATTGGCTGCTCAGGAAATTTTAAAACTTCCCTATTTAGATGAAAACAGAGTGGCTGTATGGGGATGGAGCGGAGGTGGCTCCATGACACTCAACTTATTGTTTAAATTCCCTGAAGTTTACCAAACCGGAATGTCCGTAGCATCGGTTTCTAACCAGTTGATTTATGACAATATCTATCAGGAACGATACATGGGCTTACCCAAGGAAAATTTAGAAGATTTTATAGAAGGATCACCTATCACTTATGCCAAAAACCTAGAAGGTAATCTATTATTAGTGCATGGAACCGGTGATGACAATGTACATTATCAAAGTGCGGAAATGTTGATCAATGAGCTTATCAAACACAATAAACAATTCCAGGTAATGCCATACCCGAATAGGTCCCATGGGATTTATGAGGGAGCTGGCACCTCTTTGCATCTTTACACTTTACTGACAAATTATTTAATGGAGCATACTCCAGTAAATTAA